A single Bicyclus anynana chromosome 19, ilBicAnyn1.1, whole genome shotgun sequence DNA region contains:
- the LOC112050917 gene encoding UPF0047 protein YjbQ — MASNRGIQIGSAWFQRKLNLRPQHRGVHLVTEEILKQVPELSQFAVGLCHIQIMHTSASLALNESWDPDVRDDMEMMLNKIVPEGLPYRHSCEGPDDMPAHVKACFLGSSLTIPITDGKLNLGTWQGVWLCEHRNHAGSRKVVVTLSGCPRDSPLSPVSAASCSS; from the exons atggcCTCGAATCGAGGAATTCAGATTGGATCCGCGTGGTTTCAACGGAAGCTCAACTTGAGGCCGCAGCACCGAGGCGTGCACCTCGTCACCGAGGAGATCCTCAAGCAGGTGCCCGAGTTGTCGCAGTTCGCGGTCGGTCTCTGCCACATCCAAA TAATGCACACGTCTGCGAGCCTGGCGCTCAACGAGAGCTGGGACCCCGATGTCAGAGACGACATGGAAATGATGCTCAACAAAATCGTTCCCGAAGGTCTGCCTTACCGCCACTCGTGCGAAGGACCTGACGATATG CCCGCACATGTGAAAGCTTGCTTCCTTGGATCCTCGCTGACAATCCCAATCACAGATGGAAAATTGAACCTCGGGACATGGCAAGGAGTTTGGCTGTGTGAACATCGGAATCATGCTGGAAGCCGAaag GTGGTAGTGACCCTGTCTGGATGCCCTCGCGACTCACCACTATCGCCGGTGTCTGCAGCGTCATGTTCCAGTTAG
- the LOC112050919 gene encoding uncharacterized protein LOC112050919, which produces MAQPIMEVIENSEELAWLETPVVGELRVWQIVFLCLAGITSLIVMVCCCFRFRIPRTKQQIEADYKRRRITTKFRQELETIQDSKMDAISLKDALVLLHEKSNLMEGENQRSQHSSIMSPQQSSLDASFQPDGGQKPEPQTSALNFAKYATKVANLTKLGQPKAPTSPTTSDNKMDF; this is translated from the exons ATGGCCCAACCCATAATGGAAGTAATAGAAAATTCAGAGGAGCTGGCATGGCTTGAAACGCCAGTAGTAGGAGAATTACGTGTTTGGCAAATTGTGTTCCTGTGCTTAGCCGGGATCACTTCCTTAA tcGTGATGGTGTGCTGCTGCTTCCGCTTCCGTATCCCGCGCACGAAGCAGCAGATTGAAGCCGACTACAAGCGTCGGAGGATCACCACCAAGTTCCGCCAAGAGCTCGAGACTATTCAAGATTCCAAGATGGACGCTATATCCCTGAAAGACG CGTTGGTGCTTCTACACGAAAAGAGCAATCTAATGGAGGGTGAAAATCAGCGGTCACAGCACAGTTCCATCATGTCGCCTCAACaga GCTCACTGGATGCATCGTTCCAGCCCGACGGAGGACAGAAGCCCGAGCCGCAAACGTCCGCGCTAAACTTCGCCAAGTACGCGACCAAAGTGGCcaatttaacgaaacttggccAGCCAAAGGCGCCCACTTCACCCACCACTTCAGATAATAAGATGGATTTTTGA